In Actinomycetota bacterium, the following are encoded in one genomic region:
- a CDS encoding prephenate dehydrogenase — MAATPQRVLVVGTGLIGTSVALALQRVGTDVSLQDTQVDALAGAQRRTRAPAGWPAQQPDVVVVAVPPAASAGVVADVLGRYPGATVTDVTSVKAGPLRRLAELDADLSRVVGGHPLAGREVSGPAAARDDLFADRPWVLTPTPATDPHRLAAVVALVTACRAVPVTMSAADHDRAVALTSHVPQLLASVLAGRLTAAADDQVAVSGQGLRDATRVAASDPALWSEILSANAAPVAEVLDAVVADLDAVAAALRVLASTDASPAAATAAADAVQAVLRRGNDGHAKVPGKHGDAAVPLAAIPVVVADSPGELGRLFAVVGEAGVNLEDVRIEHALGRATGVVELSVRADAAAALAAVLVARGWSVRG; from the coding sequence GTGGCGGCGACGCCGCAGCGGGTGCTGGTCGTCGGCACCGGACTGATCGGGACGTCGGTTGCCCTTGCGCTGCAACGGGTCGGTACGGACGTGTCGTTGCAGGACACCCAGGTCGACGCGCTCGCCGGCGCGCAACGGCGCACCCGGGCGCCCGCGGGGTGGCCCGCGCAGCAGCCGGACGTCGTCGTGGTCGCGGTGCCGCCGGCGGCGTCGGCCGGCGTGGTGGCCGACGTACTCGGGCGCTACCCAGGGGCCACGGTGACCGATGTGACGTCGGTGAAGGCCGGCCCGCTACGTCGGCTGGCCGAGCTGGACGCCGATCTGAGCCGCGTGGTCGGGGGCCATCCGCTGGCAGGTCGCGAGGTGTCGGGCCCCGCTGCGGCCCGTGACGACCTGTTCGCCGACCGGCCGTGGGTGCTGACGCCGACGCCGGCCACCGACCCCCACCGGCTGGCCGCGGTGGTCGCCCTGGTGACGGCCTGCCGCGCGGTGCCGGTCACGATGAGCGCCGCCGATCACGACCGTGCGGTCGCGCTCACTTCCCATGTGCCGCAGCTGCTCGCGTCCGTGCTGGCCGGACGTCTCACCGCTGCGGCCGACGACCAGGTCGCCGTGTCCGGGCAGGGTTTGCGGGACGCCACGAGGGTGGCTGCGTCCGACCCCGCGCTGTGGTCGGAGATCCTCAGCGCGAACGCCGCGCCGGTAGCCGAGGTGCTCGATGCCGTCGTCGCCGACCTCGACGCGGTCGCCGCGGCATTGCGGGTGCTGGCCAGTACCGACGCGTCGCCGGCAGCCGCCACGGCCGCGGCCGACGCCGTACAGGCCGTGCTGCGCCGGGGGAACGACGGCCACGCGAAGGTGCCGGGCAAGCACGGCGACGCCGCGGTCCCGCTCGCGGCGATCCCCGTCGTCGTCGCTGACAGCCCTGGCGAGCTCGGCCGGCTGTTCGCGGTCGTCGGCGAAGCGGGCGTGAACCTGGAGGACGTCCGGATCGAGCATGCGCTCGGCAGGGCGACCGGTGTCGTCGAGCTCAGCGTGCGGGCCGATGCCGCGGCGGCGCTGGCCGCAGTGCTGGTGGCCCGCGGCTGGTCAGTACGCGGCTGA
- the aroH gene encoding chorismate mutase, whose product MAVRAIRGATCLQADDPDEMTDAVVELLRAMLSRNGIDQDDLVSILFTATPDLRCIFPAAAARSVGLADVPLMCAQEIDVAGALPRVVRVMAHADLAVPRSAVAHVYLRGAEALRQDIAQ is encoded by the coding sequence ATGGCGGTGCGGGCGATCCGCGGCGCGACCTGCCTGCAGGCCGACGACCCCGACGAGATGACCGACGCCGTGGTCGAGTTGCTGCGCGCCATGCTCTCCCGCAACGGGATCGACCAGGACGACCTGGTGAGCATCCTGTTCACGGCGACGCCGGATCTGCGGTGCATATTTCCGGCCGCCGCGGCCCGCTCCGTGGGCCTCGCCGACGTCCCGTTGATGTGCGCCCAGGAGATCGACGTGGCGGGCGCTCTGCCGCGAGTCGTGCGGGTCATGGCGCACGCGGACCTGGCCGTGCCGCGCTCGGCGGTCGCCCACGTCTACCTGCGCGGCGCCGAGGCGCTCCGGCAGGACATCGCGCAGTGA